One Ricinus communis isolate WT05 ecotype wild-type chromosome 1, ASM1957865v1, whole genome shotgun sequence DNA window includes the following coding sequences:
- the LOC8287056 gene encoding transcription factor BHLH089 isoform X2 has translation MDPPVLMNDGSYNLAEIWPFPVNGNGRGQFGQNLGAQFLDSNRDVSGNDLMILDRRGARGGGGAKRRHDVVEDDSTKVVSSSNGNGNGNGNANDSDAKRLKTSGNLDENHDSKSEAEPSSGKHVEQNTQPPELPKQDYIHVRARRGQATDSHSLAERARREKISERMKILQDLVPGCNKVIGKALVLDEIINYIQSLQRQVEFLSMKLEAVNTRMTPGIEAFPSKDFGQQTFDAAGMAFGSQATRDYNRGTSPEWLHMQVGGGFERTS, from the exons ATGGATCCGCCTGTCTTAATGAATGATGGGTCTTACAACTTGGCGGAGATCTGGCCATTTCCGGTTAATGGGAATGGGAGAGGTCAGTTTGGGCAGAATTTAGGTGCTCAGTTTTTGGATTCTAATCGGGATGTTTCCGGTAATGATCTAATGATTTTGGACCGGAGAGGAGCTCGTGGCGGCGGCGGTGCAAAAAGACGCCATGATGTGGTGGAGGATGATTCGACAAAGGTTGTCTCTTCTAGCAATGGCAATGGCAATGGCAATGGCAATGCA AATGATTCTGATGCAAAACGGCTAAAAACATCAGGAAATCTTGATGAGAATCATGATTCTAAAAGTGAAGCAGAACCCAGTTCAGGCAAGCATGTGGAACAAAATACTCAACCCCCAGAACTACCTAAACAAGATTACATACATGTACGAGCAAGAAGGGGTCAAGCTACTGATAGCCATAGTCTAGCAGAAAGA GCcaggagagagaaaataagtGAAAGAATGAAGATTCTTCAGGATCTAGTCCCTGGTTGCAATAAG GTTATCGGCAAAGCACTGGTCCTTGATGAGATTATTAATTACATTCAATCATTACAGCGTCAGGTTGAG TTTCTGTCCATGAAGCTTGAAGCTGTGAATACAAGAATGACCCCTGGGATTGAAGCATTTCCTTCTAAAGAT TTCGGGCAACAAACATTTGATGCTGCTGGCATGGCATTTGGTTCGCAAGCCACAAGGGACTACAACCGGGGTACATCACCAGAATGGTTGCATATGCAGGTTGGAGGTGGTTTCGAAAGAACATCATGA
- the LOC8287056 gene encoding transcription factor BHLH089 isoform X3, with the protein MDPPVLMNDGSYNLAEIWPFPVNGNGRGQFGQNLGAQFLDSNRDVSGNDLMILDRRGARGGGGAKRRHDVVEDDSTKNDSDAKRLKTSGNLDENHDSKSEAEPSSGKHVEQNTQPPELPKQDYIHVRARRGQATDSHSLAERARREKISERMKILQDLVPGCNKVIGKALVLDEIINYIQSLQRQVEFLSMKLEAVNTRMTPGIEAFPSKDFGQQTFDAAGMAFGSQATRDYNRGTSPEWLHMQVGGGFERTS; encoded by the exons ATGGATCCGCCTGTCTTAATGAATGATGGGTCTTACAACTTGGCGGAGATCTGGCCATTTCCGGTTAATGGGAATGGGAGAGGTCAGTTTGGGCAGAATTTAGGTGCTCAGTTTTTGGATTCTAATCGGGATGTTTCCGGTAATGATCTAATGATTTTGGACCGGAGAGGAGCTCGTGGCGGCGGCGGTGCAAAAAGACGCCATGATGTGGTGGAGGATGATTCGACAAAG AATGATTCTGATGCAAAACGGCTAAAAACATCAGGAAATCTTGATGAGAATCATGATTCTAAAAGTGAAGCAGAACCCAGTTCAGGCAAGCATGTGGAACAAAATACTCAACCCCCAGAACTACCTAAACAAGATTACATACATGTACGAGCAAGAAGGGGTCAAGCTACTGATAGCCATAGTCTAGCAGAAAGA GCcaggagagagaaaataagtGAAAGAATGAAGATTCTTCAGGATCTAGTCCCTGGTTGCAATAAG GTTATCGGCAAAGCACTGGTCCTTGATGAGATTATTAATTACATTCAATCATTACAGCGTCAGGTTGAG TTTCTGTCCATGAAGCTTGAAGCTGTGAATACAAGAATGACCCCTGGGATTGAAGCATTTCCTTCTAAAGAT TTCGGGCAACAAACATTTGATGCTGCTGGCATGGCATTTGGTTCGCAAGCCACAAGGGACTACAACCGGGGTACATCACCAGAATGGTTGCATATGCAGGTTGGAGGTGGTTTCGAAAGAACATCATGA
- the LOC8287056 gene encoding transcription factor BHLH089 isoform X1, giving the protein MDPPVLMNDGSYNLAEIWPFPVNGNGRGQFGQNLGAQFLDSNRDVSGNDLMILDRRGARGGGGAKRRHDVVEDDSTKVVSSSNGNGNGNGNAVNDSDAKRLKTSGNLDENHDSKSEAEPSSGKHVEQNTQPPELPKQDYIHVRARRGQATDSHSLAERARREKISERMKILQDLVPGCNKVIGKALVLDEIINYIQSLQRQVEFLSMKLEAVNTRMTPGIEAFPSKDFGQQTFDAAGMAFGSQATRDYNRGTSPEWLHMQVGGGFERTS; this is encoded by the exons ATGGATCCGCCTGTCTTAATGAATGATGGGTCTTACAACTTGGCGGAGATCTGGCCATTTCCGGTTAATGGGAATGGGAGAGGTCAGTTTGGGCAGAATTTAGGTGCTCAGTTTTTGGATTCTAATCGGGATGTTTCCGGTAATGATCTAATGATTTTGGACCGGAGAGGAGCTCGTGGCGGCGGCGGTGCAAAAAGACGCCATGATGTGGTGGAGGATGATTCGACAAAGGTTGTCTCTTCTAGCAATGGCAATGGCAATGGCAATGGCAATGCAGTG AATGATTCTGATGCAAAACGGCTAAAAACATCAGGAAATCTTGATGAGAATCATGATTCTAAAAGTGAAGCAGAACCCAGTTCAGGCAAGCATGTGGAACAAAATACTCAACCCCCAGAACTACCTAAACAAGATTACATACATGTACGAGCAAGAAGGGGTCAAGCTACTGATAGCCATAGTCTAGCAGAAAGA GCcaggagagagaaaataagtGAAAGAATGAAGATTCTTCAGGATCTAGTCCCTGGTTGCAATAAG GTTATCGGCAAAGCACTGGTCCTTGATGAGATTATTAATTACATTCAATCATTACAGCGTCAGGTTGAG TTTCTGTCCATGAAGCTTGAAGCTGTGAATACAAGAATGACCCCTGGGATTGAAGCATTTCCTTCTAAAGAT TTCGGGCAACAAACATTTGATGCTGCTGGCATGGCATTTGGTTCGCAAGCCACAAGGGACTACAACCGGGGTACATCACCAGAATGGTTGCATATGCAGGTTGGAGGTGGTTTCGAAAGAACATCATGA